A single Ciona intestinalis chromosome 12, KH, whole genome shotgun sequence DNA region contains:
- the LOC100181416 gene encoding crk-like protein yields the protein MASANFNSADEDSWYFGMVSRKDSQNKLLHQKHGSFLVRDSTTCPGDYVLSVSENSKVSHYIINKQENRLKIGDQMFDSMPELLDFYKVHYLDTTTLIEPIPKPIKPQQTVNPIGSGMVNMSSITSPIKEPEVAKKREGLPMMVRALFDFKSDDVDDLPFSKHEILEVIEKPEENWWNARNAQGRIGQIPVPYVEPYVMNRNSTPGTYQMPGAQLVLQPRPTSMPSRTGPVFAEVITRRVPNAYDPTALALEVGDRIQVTQMNKSGQWEGICNNKQGKFPFTHVKLIDFNDSGKS from the exons ATGGCTTCAGCAAATTTCAATTCAGCGGATGAAGATTCGTGGTATTTTGGGATGGTAAGCAGGAAAGATTCGCAAAACAAGCTACTCCACCAAAAGCATGGATCTTTTTTGGTGCGAGACAGTACTACATGTCCCGGTGACTATGTTCTCTCTGTTAGTGAAAATAGCAAAGTGAGCCACTACATTATCAACAAACAGGAAAATAGACTTAAAATTGGAGACCAGATGTTTGACTCAATGCCAGAGTTGCTCGACTTTTACAAAGTTCATTATTTGGACACAACTACTTTGATTGAGCCAATTCCTAAACCTATTAAACCACAGCAAACAGTCAATCCGATTGGATCCGGAATGGTTAACATGTCATCCATTACCTCGCCAATCAAAGAGCCAGAAGTTGCAAAAAAGAGAGAAGGACTTCCTATGATGGTGCGTGCGCTCTTCGATTTCAAGAGTGATGATGTAGATGACCTTCCTTTCTCAAAACACGAGATTCTGGAGGTAATAGAGAAGCCAGAAGAAAATTGGTGGAATGCGAGGAATGCACAAGGCCGTATAGGACAGATCCCTGTTCCATATGTTGAGCCCTATGTTATGAATCGTAATTCAACCCCTGGAACATATCAGATGCCTGGTGCACAG TTGGTTCTTCAGCCACGACCAACTTCTATGCCTTCTAGAACAGGACCTGTGTTTGCTGAAGTAATCACAAGAAGAGTTCCTAATGCATACGATCCAACTGCATTGGCTTTAGAG GTTGGAGACAGAATTCAAGTGACACAGATGAATAAGAGTGGACAGTGGGAGGGCATATGCAACAACAAACAAGGCAAATTCCCATTCACCCACGTTAAACTTATTGACTTCAATGATAGTGGTAAATCTTGA